The following proteins are encoded in a genomic region of Shinella zoogloeoides:
- a CDS encoding polyamine ABC transporter substrate-binding protein gives MGDKSMIRHTLWATAAAAAFLVAGGAFAQEKVVNVYNWSDYIDSSIIDDFTKETGIKVVYDVYDSNEILETKLLAGGTGYDVVVPTNTFLQRQIAAGVYQKLDKSKLPNLKNMWDMVAERMQPFDPGNEYSINYMWGTIGIGFNKAKIKEALGTDEVDSWKAVFDPEYAAKLKDCGINFLDSPTDMIPVVLAYLGLNPDSHDPADIAKAEEALLKVRPFVRKFHSSEFINGLANGDICAAVGWSGDIFQARDRADEAKNGVEVGYAIPKEGTQMWFDQMAIPADAPHVEEAHAFLNYIMRPEVIAKSTEYVHYANGNKASQALLPEDIIKDPTIYPDDETLKKLFTNTTLDSKTQRVFTRTWTKIVTGQ, from the coding sequence CTGGGAGATAAATCAATGATAAGGCATACTCTTTGGGCGACGGCCGCGGCCGCGGCGTTTTTGGTTGCCGGCGGTGCGTTTGCACAGGAAAAAGTGGTCAACGTCTACAACTGGTCCGACTATATCGACAGTTCGATCATCGACGATTTCACCAAGGAAACCGGCATCAAGGTCGTCTACGACGTCTATGACTCGAACGAGATCCTCGAGACGAAGCTCCTGGCCGGCGGCACGGGCTACGACGTGGTCGTTCCGACCAACACCTTCCTCCAGCGCCAGATCGCTGCGGGCGTCTACCAGAAGCTCGACAAGTCCAAGCTGCCGAACCTCAAGAACATGTGGGACATGGTGGCCGAGCGCATGCAGCCGTTCGACCCGGGCAACGAATATTCCATCAACTACATGTGGGGCACGATCGGCATCGGCTTCAACAAGGCCAAGATCAAGGAAGCGCTCGGCACCGACGAGGTCGATAGCTGGAAGGCGGTCTTCGATCCGGAATATGCCGCCAAGCTCAAGGATTGCGGCATCAACTTCCTCGATTCGCCGACCGACATGATCCCGGTCGTGCTGGCCTATCTCGGCCTCAATCCCGACAGCCATGACCCGGCCGATATCGCCAAGGCCGAGGAAGCGCTGCTGAAGGTTCGCCCCTTCGTCCGCAAGTTCCATTCCTCGGAATTCATCAACGGCCTTGCCAACGGCGATATCTGCGCCGCGGTCGGCTGGTCCGGCGATATCTTCCAGGCGCGCGATCGCGCCGATGAGGCCAAGAACGGCGTGGAAGTCGGCTATGCCATCCCGAAGGAAGGCACGCAGATGTGGTTCGACCAGATGGCCATCCCCGCCGACGCGCCGCATGTCGAAGAGGCGCACGCCTTCCTCAACTACATCATGCGCCCGGAAGTCATCGCCAAGTCGACGGAATACGTCCACTACGCCAACGGCAACAAGGCCTCGCAGGCGCTGCTGCCGGAAGACATCATCAAGGACCCGACGATCTATCCGGATGACGAGACCCTGAAGAAGCTCTTCACCAACACGACGCTGGATTCCAAGACGCAGCGCGTGTTCACGCGAACCTGGACCAAGATCGTGACCGGCCAGTAA
- a CDS encoding ABC transporter ATP-binding protein, which yields MKSLGNIRRSFAPWMDPDAKPFITFRNVTKKFGDFTAVDDLTLDIYHREFFALLGASGCGKSTLLRMLAGFERPTSGEIILDGQDIAGIPPYKRPVNMMFQSYALFPHMTVESNIGFGLRQDGMPKNEIAERVAQMLKLVKLEKFAKRKPHQLSGGQRQRVALARSLAKRPKVLLLDEPLGALDKKLREETQFELMDLQQELGLTFVVVTHDQEEAMTMADRIAVMSHGKVIQVATPAEIYEAPNSRFVADFIGDVNILDGKVAASGNGKIELAANEGFTIRTAAANAPTPGSAAGFAIRPEKLKVSRNAPADATFNAAQGEIWDIGYLGDMTVFYVKLDSGKVVKASMLNAQREVENPIAYDEKVWVSFGETAGVVLKD from the coding sequence ATGAAATCTCTCGGCAATATCCGTCGTTCCTTCGCGCCCTGGATGGATCCGGACGCAAAACCGTTCATCACCTTCCGAAACGTCACGAAGAAGTTCGGCGATTTCACTGCCGTCGACGACCTCACCCTCGATATCTATCACCGCGAGTTCTTCGCCCTGCTCGGGGCCTCGGGCTGCGGCAAGTCCACGCTCCTGCGCATGCTGGCCGGCTTCGAGCGGCCGACCTCCGGCGAGATCATCCTCGACGGCCAGGACATCGCCGGCATCCCGCCCTACAAGCGGCCGGTCAACATGATGTTCCAGTCCTACGCGCTCTTCCCGCACATGACGGTGGAGAGCAATATCGGCTTCGGCCTTAGGCAGGACGGCATGCCGAAGAACGAGATCGCCGAGCGCGTCGCCCAGATGCTCAAGCTGGTGAAGCTCGAGAAATTCGCCAAGCGCAAGCCGCACCAGCTTTCCGGCGGCCAGCGCCAGCGCGTGGCGCTCGCCCGCTCGCTCGCCAAGCGCCCGAAGGTGCTGCTGCTCGACGAACCGCTGGGTGCGCTCGACAAGAAGCTGCGCGAGGAAACCCAGTTCGAGCTGATGGACCTGCAGCAGGAACTCGGCCTCACCTTCGTCGTCGTGACGCACGACCAGGAGGAGGCGATGACCATGGCCGACCGCATCGCGGTGATGAGTCACGGCAAGGTCATCCAGGTCGCCACCCCGGCGGAAATCTACGAGGCGCCGAATTCCCGCTTCGTCGCCGACTTCATCGGCGACGTGAACATCCTCGACGGCAAGGTCGCGGCGAGCGGCAACGGCAAGATCGAGCTGGCCGCCAACGAGGGCTTCACCATCCGCACCGCCGCCGCCAATGCGCCCACGCCCGGCAGCGCCGCCGGCTTCGCGATCCGCCCGGAAAAGCTGAAAGTGTCGCGCAATGCGCCCGCAGACGCCACGTTCAACGCGGCGCAGGGCGAGATCTGGGATATCGGCTATCTCGGCGACATGACCGTCTTCTACGTCAAGCTCGACAGCGGCAAGGTCGTGAAGGCCTCCATGCTGAATGCCCAGCGCGAGGTGGAAAATCCCATCGCCTATGACGAGAAGGTCTGGGTCTCCTTCGGCGAGACGGCCGGCGTCGTATTGAAGGATTGA
- a CDS encoding ABC transporter permease subunit: MNKLGSAIFSRLVIIVPYAWLLFFFLIPFFIVFRISLSTTAIAQPPYVPVFALSDGLSGLWAKLGELHFDNFVWLTEDALYFNAYLSSLWIAGLSTAITLLIGYPIAYGMAQAPRSLRPTLLMLVILPFWTSFLIRVYAWIAILKPEGLLNQFLIGTGIIDQPLVIMNTNWAIYIGIVYSYLPFMVLPLYSALEKMDNTLIEAAQDLGCSQISAFWKITFPLSIPGVVAGCMLVFIPAVGEFVIPDLLGGSQTLMIGKTLWNEFNANRDWPVSAAVATILLLILVVPIVFFQNAQAKAEEQGR; the protein is encoded by the coding sequence ATGAACAAGCTCGGCTCCGCCATCTTCAGCCGCCTTGTCATCATCGTTCCCTATGCCTGGCTGCTGTTCTTCTTCCTCATCCCCTTCTTCATCGTCTTCCGCATCTCGCTCTCCACCACGGCGATCGCCCAGCCGCCCTACGTGCCGGTCTTCGCGCTGTCGGACGGCCTTTCCGGCCTCTGGGCAAAGCTCGGCGAGCTGCATTTCGACAATTTCGTCTGGCTGACGGAGGATGCGCTCTATTTCAACGCCTATTTGTCGAGCCTCTGGATCGCGGGGCTCTCGACCGCCATCACGCTGCTGATCGGCTATCCCATCGCCTATGGCATGGCGCAGGCGCCGCGCTCGCTGCGTCCGACGCTGCTCATGCTGGTGATCCTGCCCTTCTGGACGAGCTTCCTGATCCGCGTCTATGCCTGGATCGCCATCCTCAAGCCGGAGGGGCTGCTTAACCAGTTCCTCATCGGCACGGGCATCATCGACCAGCCGCTGGTCATCATGAACACCAACTGGGCGATCTATATCGGCATCGTCTATTCCTACCTGCCCTTCATGGTGCTGCCGCTCTATTCGGCGCTCGAGAAGATGGACAACACGCTGATCGAGGCCGCGCAGGATCTCGGCTGCTCGCAGATCTCCGCCTTCTGGAAGATTACCTTCCCGCTCTCCATTCCGGGCGTCGTGGCCGGTTGCATGCTCGTCTTCATCCCGGCCGTCGGCGAGTTCGTCATCCCCGACCTTCTCGGCGGGTCGCAGACGCTGATGATCGGCAAGACGCTGTGGAACGAATTCAACGCGAATCGCGACTGGCCGGTCTCCGCCGCCGTCGCGACCATCCTGCTCCTCATCCTGGTCGTGCCCATCGTGTTCTTCCAGAATGCGCAGGCCAAGGCCGAAGAGCAGGGGAGATAA
- a CDS encoding ABC transporter permease: MNNSWSRFNIVSVVLGFTFLYLPIVLLVIFSFNESKLVTVWAGFSTKWYVSLFHNQGLMDAAWVTVRVGLLAASVATVLGTMAALALTRYTRFRGRLLFSGMVYAPLVMPEVITGLSLLLLFVAIGFDRGFWTVTLAHITFSMCFVTVVVQSRLLSFDRSVEEAALDLGATPVRTFFEVTLPIIAPAVLSGWMLALTLSLDDLVIASFTSGPGATTLPMKIYSQVRLGVTPEINAACTLLIGLVAIGVIIASVMTKRRELQRVRDEQAAFAGR; the protein is encoded by the coding sequence ATGAACAACTCCTGGTCCCGTTTCAACATCGTCTCGGTCGTTCTCGGCTTTACCTTCCTTTACCTGCCGATCGTGCTTCTGGTCATCTTCTCCTTCAACGAGTCCAAGCTCGTGACGGTCTGGGCCGGCTTCTCGACGAAATGGTACGTCTCGCTCTTCCATAACCAGGGCCTGATGGATGCGGCCTGGGTGACGGTCCGCGTGGGCCTGCTGGCGGCGAGCGTTGCAACCGTCCTCGGCACCATGGCGGCGCTGGCGCTGACGCGCTACACGCGCTTCCGCGGCCGCCTTCTCTTCTCGGGCATGGTCTATGCGCCGCTCGTCATGCCGGAGGTCATCACCGGCCTGTCGCTGCTGCTGCTCTTCGTCGCCATCGGCTTCGACCGCGGCTTCTGGACGGTGACGCTGGCGCATATCACCTTCTCGATGTGCTTCGTGACGGTGGTGGTGCAGTCGCGCCTGCTCTCCTTCGACCGCTCGGTGGAGGAGGCGGCGCTCGATCTCGGCGCGACGCCCGTCAGGACCTTCTTCGAGGTGACGCTGCCGATCATCGCGCCTGCCGTGCTGTCCGGCTGGATGCTGGCGCTGACGCTCTCGCTCGACGACCTCGTCATCGCGAGCTTCACCTCGGGCCCGGGCGCGACGACCCTGCCGATGAAGATCTACAGCCAGGTGCGCCTCGGCGTGACGCCGGAAATCAACGCGGCCTGCACATTGCTCATCGGCCTCGTCGCCATCGGCGTCATCATCGCGTCGGTCATGACGAAGCGGCGCGAGCTGCAGCGGGTGCGCGACGAGCAGGCGGCCTTCGCCGGCCGCTGA
- a CDS encoding AsmA-like C-terminal region-containing protein, giving the protein MTLSRFLRSKLLVRGILAVLLVVAAGRIAFPFLVQTAAVERGIEQALENWTGAAVHVGRKAEFSFWPYPRVTLGNVRIVGTKADGTGGELATVEKVAATFDLLGAVRGQPGFSDFELVRPVVHAGWSADGVFNWRHSGWLIQAIDATAKAPEGQPADIKDERIGTISIRDGVLDIARGEKPYRITDINGSIDWPALRRTLELSLSGVVNGEMTHWSFTTGHPLALLAGRDAVIQTSLSADPAKFGFDGTANLSGNAYISGAMQLSTPSLSRLLAWQGKDIPAVGNIGQVSAEANVTSSGASARLDNVKLVLDNAEATGVLDIAMPADGLPKVDGTLAFDKMDLRAFLTAFSPLPGTDPNAPGIDTTFIRQFAMDLRLSAKSADFAPFSLQDLAAGMRVENGRASFDVGDSAFLGGRMTGRIVLAESGFRGGGQLQMSLGNVDIGAIVSTLALPGPLPTGIGSADFELSTDLPLWATTVSDMSGRFRLRMGPGTLTHFNRPAFEQRAAQNTFFSTSEVADGSFDFVRADMDAKLNRGLAELTKAEIEGTDRLLTLSGLIPYRTGSLALAGSLAERPQEGVAPTSPAISFFVGGSWPEPVISPIAILTGQEPRR; this is encoded by the coding sequence ATGACCCTATCCCGATTCCTCCGTTCGAAGCTTCTGGTGCGGGGCATCCTTGCGGTTCTGCTCGTCGTCGCGGCGGGGCGCATCGCCTTCCCCTTCCTCGTGCAGACGGCGGCGGTGGAGCGCGGCATCGAGCAGGCGCTGGAAAACTGGACCGGCGCTGCAGTGCATGTCGGCCGGAAAGCGGAGTTTTCCTTCTGGCCCTATCCGCGCGTGACACTCGGCAATGTGCGCATCGTCGGCACGAAGGCGGACGGCACCGGCGGGGAGCTCGCGACCGTCGAGAAGGTCGCGGCGACCTTCGACCTCCTCGGCGCCGTGCGCGGCCAGCCGGGCTTCAGCGATTTCGAACTCGTGCGCCCCGTCGTTCATGCCGGATGGAGCGCCGACGGCGTCTTCAACTGGCGCCACAGCGGCTGGCTGATCCAGGCGATCGACGCGACCGCCAAGGCCCCGGAGGGCCAGCCCGCCGACATTAAGGACGAGCGCATCGGCACGATCTCCATCCGCGACGGCGTGCTCGACATCGCGCGGGGCGAGAAGCCCTACCGCATCACCGACATCAACGGCAGCATCGACTGGCCCGCGCTCCGTCGGACACTTGAGCTTTCGCTTTCCGGCGTCGTCAACGGCGAGATGACCCATTGGTCCTTCACCACCGGCCACCCGCTCGCGCTTCTCGCCGGGCGGGACGCCGTGATCCAGACCAGTCTGTCCGCCGACCCGGCGAAATTCGGTTTCGACGGTACCGCCAACCTTTCCGGCAATGCCTATATCTCCGGCGCGATGCAGCTTTCGACGCCGTCGCTCAGCCGCCTGCTCGCCTGGCAGGGCAAGGACATTCCGGCGGTCGGCAATATCGGCCAGGTGAGCGCCGAGGCGAACGTCACCAGCTCGGGTGCTTCGGCACGGCTCGATAACGTCAAGCTGGTGCTCGACAATGCGGAGGCGACGGGCGTTCTCGACATCGCCATGCCGGCGGACGGCCTGCCGAAGGTGGACGGCACGCTCGCCTTCGACAAGATGGACCTGCGCGCCTTCCTCACCGCCTTCTCGCCGCTTCCCGGCACCGATCCGAATGCACCGGGCATCGATACCACCTTCATCCGCCAGTTCGCCATGGACCTGCGGCTTTCCGCAAAGAGCGCGGATTTCGCGCCGTTCTCGCTGCAGGATCTCGCCGCCGGGATGCGCGTCGAGAACGGCCGGGCCTCCTTCGATGTCGGCGACAGCGCGTTTCTCGGCGGGCGCATGACGGGGCGCATCGTGCTCGCCGAAAGCGGCTTCCGCGGCGGTGGCCAGTTGCAGATGTCGCTGGGCAATGTCGATATCGGCGCCATCGTCAGCACGCTCGCGCTGCCCGGCCCGCTGCCGACCGGCATCGGCTCGGCGGATTTCGAGCTCTCGACGGACCTGCCGCTCTGGGCGACGACGGTCTCCGACATGTCGGGCCGCTTCCGGCTGCGCATGGGGCCGGGCACCCTCACCCATTTCAACCGCCCGGCCTTCGAGCAGCGGGCGGCACAGAACACCTTCTTCAGCACGTCGGAAGTCGCCGACGGCTCGTTCGATTTCGTGCGGGCGGACATGGATGCGAAGCTCAATCGCGGGCTTGCCGAACTCACCAAGGCGGAAATCGAGGGAACCGACAGGCTGCTGACGCTTTCGGGCCTGATCCCCTACCGCACCGGCAGCCTCGCACTGGCCGGCAGCCTTGCCGAGCGCCCGCAGGAGGGCGTCGCCCCGACCAGTCCGGCGATCAGCTTCTTTGTCGGCGGCTCCTGGCCGGAGCCGGTGATCTCGCCCATCGCGATCCTGACGGGGCAAGAGCCCCGCCGGTGA
- a CDS encoding acetoacetate--CoA ligase produces MTSEMPLWEPSAEILEKSPMALFMKAAGRRAGRAFASYDELHDWSVADRAGFWTAVWDECGVIGETGATALENGERMLEARFFPEGRLNFAENLLRKTGAGDAIVFRGEDKVSYRWSWDELGARVSKLQQAFAAMGIGEGDRVAAMMPNMPETIALMLAAASLGAIWSSCSPDFGEQGVLDRFGQIEPKLFIACDAYWYAGKLQDVSGKVKAVAARLETPVLVVHYAGDAEALAAALPDGRTLDALMAPFEAKPLAFARLPFRHPLYILFSSGTTGVPKCIVHSAGGTLLQHLKEHSLHCGLVEDDRLFYFTTCGWMMWNWLVSGLAVGATLCLFDGSPFHPDGNVLFDYAEAERFAVFGTSAKYIDAVRKGGFTPVTTHDLSNLRLLTSTGSPLSPEGFSFVYEGIKPDVQLASISGGTDIVSCFVLGIPLKPVWRGEIQGPGLGLAMDVWNEDGHPVREEKGELVCTRAFPSMPVMFWNDPDGAKYRAAYFERFDNVWCHGDFAEWTSHGGIIIHGRSDATLNPGGVRIGTAEIYNQVEQLEEIAEALCIGQDFDDDVRVVLFVRLAPGIVLDEALEKKIRTKIRTGASPRHVPARIIAVADIPRTKSGKIVELAVREVVHGRPVKNKEALANPEALALFADLPALRS; encoded by the coding sequence ATGACGTCAGAAATGCCCCTGTGGGAACCTTCGGCAGAAATCCTGGAAAAGAGCCCGATGGCGCTCTTCATGAAGGCCGCCGGCCGGCGGGCCGGGCGCGCCTTCGCCTCCTATGACGAACTGCACGACTGGTCCGTCGCGGACCGGGCCGGCTTCTGGACCGCCGTCTGGGACGAATGCGGCGTTATCGGCGAGACCGGCGCGACGGCGCTCGAAAACGGCGAGCGCATGCTGGAGGCCCGCTTCTTCCCGGAGGGACGGCTGAACTTTGCCGAAAACCTCCTGCGGAAGACCGGCGCGGGCGATGCCATCGTCTTCCGCGGCGAGGACAAGGTCTCCTATCGCTGGTCCTGGGACGAACTCGGCGCCCGCGTCTCGAAGCTCCAGCAGGCCTTTGCCGCCATGGGCATCGGCGAAGGCGACCGTGTCGCGGCCATGATGCCGAACATGCCGGAGACCATCGCGCTGATGCTCGCCGCCGCCTCGCTCGGCGCGATCTGGTCCTCCTGTTCGCCCGATTTCGGCGAGCAGGGCGTGCTCGACCGCTTCGGCCAGATCGAGCCGAAGCTCTTCATCGCCTGCGACGCTTATTGGTATGCCGGCAAGCTGCAGGACGTGTCCGGGAAGGTGAAGGCCGTCGCGGCCAGGCTGGAGACGCCCGTCCTCGTGGTGCATTATGCCGGCGATGCCGAGGCGCTCGCCGCCGCGCTGCCGGACGGCCGCACGCTGGATGCGCTGATGGCGCCCTTTGAGGCGAAGCCTCTCGCCTTCGCGCGGCTTCCGTTCCGCCATCCGCTCTACATCCTCTTTTCCTCCGGCACGACGGGCGTGCCGAAATGCATCGTGCATTCGGCCGGCGGCACCCTGCTGCAGCACCTGAAGGAACACAGCCTGCATTGCGGGCTCGTCGAGGACGACCGGCTGTTCTACTTCACCACCTGCGGCTGGATGATGTGGAACTGGCTGGTCTCCGGCCTTGCGGTCGGCGCGACGCTCTGCCTCTTTGACGGCTCCCCCTTCCATCCGGATGGCAACGTGCTGTTCGATTATGCCGAGGCGGAACGGTTCGCCGTCTTCGGCACCTCCGCCAAATATATCGATGCGGTGCGCAAGGGCGGCTTCACGCCGGTGACGACGCACGATCTTTCGAACCTGCGCCTTCTCACCTCCACCGGCTCGCCGCTGTCGCCGGAGGGCTTTTCCTTCGTCTACGAGGGCATCAAGCCGGATGTGCAGCTCGCCTCGATTTCCGGCGGCACGGATATCGTCTCCTGCTTCGTGCTGGGCATTCCCCTGAAACCGGTCTGGCGCGGCGAGATCCAGGGCCCCGGCCTCGGCCTTGCCATGGACGTCTGGAACGAGGACGGCCATCCGGTGCGCGAGGAGAAGGGCGAGCTTGTCTGCACCAGGGCCTTCCCCTCCATGCCCGTGATGTTCTGGAACGATCCGGACGGCGCGAAATACCGCGCCGCCTATTTCGAGCGCTTCGACAATGTCTGGTGCCACGGCGACTTCGCCGAATGGACGAGCCATGGTGGCATCATCATTCATGGCCGTTCCGACGCCACGCTCAATCCCGGTGGCGTGCGCATCGGCACGGCCGAAATCTACAACCAGGTCGAACAGCTCGAAGAGATCGCTGAAGCCCTCTGCATCGGCCAGGACTTCGACGACGACGTGCGCGTCGTGCTCTTCGTGCGCCTTGCGCCCGGTATCGTGCTGGACGAGGCGCTGGAAAAGAAGATCAGGACGAAGATCCGCACCGGCGCGTCGCCCCGCCATGTGCCGGCAAGGATCATCGCGGTCGCCGACATTCCCCGCACCAAGTCGGGCAAGATCGTCGAACTTGCCGTGCGCGAGGTGGTGCATGGGCGTCCGGTCAAGAACAAGGAGGCGCTCGCCAATCCGGAAGCGCTGGCACTTTTCGCCGACCTGCCGGCGCTGAGATCCTGA